The sequence CCTTTGCTTCTCCATCTTTTGTATCTTTAGACTTCGACTAAGTTCAGGATTAACAAATGTTTGTTTTTCTCAAGAATGTGATTTCACACCACCAGCTCCGCCTTGCAGTGTACGGAACTTTTTAGAGGTTGATCAATGCATTCTTGCAAATGTATTAGAGAATATAGTTTGGAATCATGACTATTAATCATTTGTTGATGAGcaataaattttatcttctttttCACATGATTTCAGCTTGTAAGCATAAAACATGATCACAACTTGATATATTTGGAAGATTATTGTTTGTTTCATTATCGAAAAAACATGGAATCGCAATTATCCGCCCCACACCAATCTTGTGGGGTCCTTTTTTAATGGCCTATTGACCATACATGACTAGGGagtcaatttaatttttttagtctaGTGTGTCGGGAGACCCTAgtcttttttcaaaaaagaaaaaaaaaagagttacaaTGACTAGACTCGATTTCCACTTGTTATCCTTAAGAAATAAGAATCATTCAATTCTATGAATAAGATTAAACAATGACTAAAATCCTAATTACCTTTTGTAATCAATTAAACAATGATTAAAATCATAGTTATCTGTTGTAATCAACAAACAACtacaataaaacatatatcTTTTTAAAAACGTCAATTATAACTTCACACGCCATACGGGTTTCTAGCAAAACTTCTATATAATTAGTAGTAAAGTAGCATATGGGCTTTTCTATGCAGTAACTAATTCGATCTTGTAACTTTACGAAAATAAAGTAAAAGCGCTAAACTAGATGGTTTTGGAAAATAAATACTGTATTAATAGGACATAGTTTGTCGTTCACATTTGACAGAGTTCAGGGGACAAAATCATTCCAAAAAACTAAAGGATATAATAttcgggaaattggccttcagtcctcagccatcgattttttttatgttcagtccctgggtacttttttagtaccacattttcacatgaagtgtaccacattttgtatgacatagtaccataaTTTTGTGAGTAGGGAGTGaatccaaagaaatattttgattggggatttttcaccaacttccgcTATAATATTGAGGAGTTGAAATCCATGGATTTCAATtagttttattgtttaaaatgaaaaatagttcTAATCTTAAATTcagatattatttatttacacatttgtaatataaattaaaatggatttcaaaCGACATAATTATCAAGTGAACTTGAAATTCATTCATGTGAACGTGAAATACtatataaatatgtaagaaatgattttgaaatacctttgaaattcattgataTTGGCCACACAACCGAAATGAATTTCACCAATTCTGACAAGTCATCCTTGTGATTTGGAGCATTCCACACGTAGTGATGTAACTCAAAGACCTTTTGTTCCAACACATCCTCTCTAGTGGCAGGCCAAGAAAATATTCGTTTAGCCCTTTTTTGGTATCCAGATGgagacattttttttaatggggGGCAAAGACCAGGGTCCACAATTAATGTGTGTCTCGctctcaaaatataataaaactagTCTATGAAGACAAAAATTTTCGACGAGCTCACCACCAAAATTCCAAATCATAATATGAACGCCGGTAAATTTCATCCCAGATAACGTGGCTAAATCAGAGTTTTTGGTCTTTGATGAATGGCATGGGTCTCCCATGAAATATGATGACCCCATTTTATCCAATCGTTAAAATGACGGGGAGAAAATTTTTGGTATAGCATAAAAACCCATTATGAACAAATCATCAAGTTTCGATACCAAAAGAAAAACAATCCTGCAAAAATCAAGAATTCCTAAACCAAAAGAACATTTGGATGGAAGGTTAACCCACAGTACTCCTTGTTTTTTCTCAGGGAAAAAGCACGTCCATATATCATCAGCCGAAAATCAATAATGATGGTGTCTGGGTTTCTACCATAAAAATGCGTTTTTAATGACACACAGTTGATGTCAGTTAAAACCATAAATTGTGAATCCAAacaatcgattttttttttccaatccaAGTGTTTCAGTATCAAAACTAAtcgtaaattaaaaaataatgccAGGTTTGCATTGGTGATGCAATGACAATGGTGCATCTCATACTCAGCTCTCAGGTTTTATCCTTGACCAAAATCTCCTGCAAATAATGCCACATCCTCGCTGCATTTTTTTCCTTGTAGCATTGAAATGCTTCACAACCTATTTGCCTCCAACAATTTGTATGACCAATCTGGATCCTCACTCTAATGCAGTTGGAAAAAAACACATGAAAACCAAAATTAACAGGCAAATCGACCGTCATAGAGGATAGAAAATACACAACGACCAATCTTGGACCTGTAAAGATGCATTGAATTACACAGCAGTTCACTGAAATCAACCCATGGCCTTTCTTGATGTATATCCACTTCTTAATACTAATACAACCACATatcttcatattctcagtaATTGAGCATTAAAAGGGGATGAATTTTGCCAGCATTAATTTAGAGCCAATCCTTCTGTTGCAACTTTAGTGGCAAGTAAACCTCGGAGAGATACTGAAACCCAAAAGTGCTCAGTGCCTGAATCTCCGCCTTCTGCTTCGACTTCACCATCAAATTCAACTCTTCCACCCACCCAGGATTCTTCTTCACGAAATCCTCCTCCAATAAATCTTTCCCAGTTTTTATATCCTGCTCTGTCATAGGCAACCTACATTGTTCCGGAATTTTGTATTTATCAAGATCACTCGGGCGTATCCCCAGCCATTTTATGTCCGGGGTCGTCAAGTTTGCACTGTCATACGACATGTTCTTGGACCCACACATGTAGACGGACAGGATCTTTAGTCCGTAGGGATCGCTATCCACCAGTGCCAACACAGGCAACTTCAATTCCACCTTCATTTTCCTCAAGAACAATCTTGTTGCCACATCTGGCTGGCCTTTAGCGGTAACAATTATACAAGGAAACCTATTGTAAAACCTATCCTCGGCCAACCTCATGTACGCAGCATCTTTCTCCACTAGGAGGACAAACAATGCATCACTCTGCATATCCCCGACTCTATCTATATTGGGAGGTATCGCCTTTCCTCCGATTCCCATTTTGGTGCAATCAATCATGTCTCCATTATCACTAAATATCAGCCTCCCTACAACCACCCCTTTTTCCGCAGCAACCACATTGAGGCTTGACCTAGTGCATCCAAGAATGCAGGAGACATCATCGAGTATGGCGTCGGATTGGGTCTGATCCTGGAAGAGCTTGACGTCGGTGTAGAAGAGATCACGCTTAGTGACATGGATGTTCTTCAGACACAGCTGATGGACGAGCTGGAGTATACGGGTGGTGATGGTGGCTTTCCTTACGCTGGAGACGGCGGCGAATGGCCGAGCGGAAGATTTGTCTTTGAGCACGATACGATCGAGCTCGGGAACGTACAGCTGGTTGGCGGCGGAGCGAGATGGAACCGAGAAGGAGAATCCGTTGCCGGAGAGAATGGAGTGTGCTAGTGAGAGGACGAGGGATTCAATTGTCGAACGAACGGATGAAAGGGGAAGGTCCGAGACTTCACGGCAGGTGGTAGAGAGGTTGAGATCGGAGAGTCCAAGGGGTTTCGTTGCGGCCGCGGAGGTGGACGCAGCTGATTTGAGAGTTTTAAGTGTTTGGAGGATGGTGGAGTCGGGTTTAAGCTTGGATTTGAATTGAACCGGATCATCTTCAGAGTCGGAGTCGGTGGTTTCTCGGCGGCGCTTCTTCTTATCCGTCATTGTGGCGATGGGAGAAATGGAAGTGGTCGTTTCCTACGGCTTTTATCGTATGCCCTCGTTTTTAATCACACACGAAACgggttttaataataataaataaataaatagataaaaaatactaaaataataataattttttttaatgattatatagtaataataataaattgacGATAACAACAATACCatcaacaattttttaattacCAAAAATCAAACCCACCGAACCGAATTATAATTGA comes from Primulina huaijiensis isolate GDHJ02 chromosome 2, ASM1229523v2, whole genome shotgun sequence and encodes:
- the LOC140971727 gene encoding DNA topoisomerase 6 subunit A-like, translating into MTDKKKRRRETTDSDSEDDPVQFKSKLKPDSTILQTLKTLKSAASTSAAATKPLGLSDLNLSTTCREVSDLPLSSVRSTIESLVLSLAHSILSGNGFSFSVPSRSAANQLYVPELDRIVLKDKSSARPFAAVSSVRKATITTRILQLVHQLCLKNIHVTKRDLFYTDVKLFQDQTQSDAILDDVSCILGCTRSSLNVVAAEKGVVVGRLIFSDNGDMIDCTKMGIGGKAIPPNIDRVGDMQSDALFVLLVEKDAAYMRLAEDRFYNRFPCIIVTAKGQPDVATRLFLRKMKVELKLPVLALVDSDPYGLKILSVYMCGSKNMSYDSANLTTPDIKWLGIRPSDLDKYKIPEQCRLPMTEQDIKTGKDLLEEDFVKKNPGWVEELNLMVKSKQKAEIQALSTFGFQYLSEVYLPLKLQQKDWL